A window of the Fundidesulfovibrio magnetotacticus genome harbors these coding sequences:
- a CDS encoding phosphatidate cytidylyltransferase, translating to MLGASHRTRWITSAVALPLLAGCIWAGGGWMFALALAASLAGLWEFAGLFPGTGFAARAASLALGALMLWLARRHGPGAALAVPLAVFWLEEFARLFGLFKGAPRWFLPAALLYVPGSLLFLPGFGPGETALVIAAVMACDTGAYYAGSLIGGPKIWPSISPRKTWAGSAGGLAACMAVCAAAGALWGAAPAGVYALLGAALAVASQMGDFMESAMKRAAGVKDSGNLLPGHGGLLDRVDGLIPAILVYALARNLTQLP from the coding sequence ATGCTTGGCGCATCGCACCGCACGCGCTGGATCACCTCCGCCGTTGCCCTGCCCCTGCTGGCGGGCTGCATCTGGGCCGGGGGCGGCTGGATGTTCGCCCTGGCCCTGGCCGCCTCGCTGGCCGGGCTCTGGGAGTTCGCGGGCCTGTTCCCCGGCACGGGGTTCGCGGCGCGCGCCGCGTCCCTGGCGCTGGGCGCGCTCATGCTCTGGCTGGCCCGCCGCCACGGCCCCGGCGCGGCCCTTGCCGTGCCCCTGGCCGTGTTCTGGCTGGAGGAGTTCGCCCGGCTCTTCGGGCTCTTCAAGGGCGCTCCCCGCTGGTTTCTGCCCGCCGCTCTGCTCTACGTGCCCGGCAGCCTGCTCTTCCTCCCGGGCTTCGGCCCCGGCGAGACGGCCCTGGTGATCGCGGCGGTCATGGCCTGCGACACGGGGGCCTACTACGCCGGGTCGCTGATCGGCGGCCCCAAGATCTGGCCCTCGATCTCGCCCAGGAAGACCTGGGCGGGCAGCGCGGGCGGGCTGGCGGCCTGCATGGCCGTGTGCGCGGCCGCCGGAGCGCTCTGGGGCGCGGCCCCCGCGGGCGTCTACGCCCTGCTGGGCGCGGCCCTGGCCGTGGCCTCCCAGATGGGCGACTTCATGGAGTCCGCCATGAAGCGCGCGGCCGGTGTCAAGGACTCCGGCAACCTGCTGCCCGGGCACGGCGGCCTGCTGGACCGCGTGGACGGCCTGATCCCCGCGATCCTGGTCTACGCCCTGGCGCGCAACCTCACCCAGCTGCCATGA
- the hisI gene encoding phosphoribosyl-AMP cyclohydrolase, with amino-acid sequence MLEPDFDKAGGLVPVIAQDAASGEVLMLAYMNRQAWEETLRTGEVHYWSRSRGKLWHKGGTSGHVQRLKSLRLDCDRDAVVALVEQVGGAACHTGYRSCFYREIGRDGADAECSPKVFDPEKVYGPGA; translated from the coding sequence ATGCTGGAACCCGATTTCGACAAAGCAGGCGGGCTCGTGCCCGTCATCGCCCAGGACGCCGCCTCGGGCGAAGTGCTCATGCTGGCCTACATGAACCGCCAAGCCTGGGAAGAGACCCTGCGCACCGGCGAAGTGCACTACTGGAGCCGCAGCCGGGGCAAGCTCTGGCACAAGGGCGGCACCTCCGGCCACGTGCAGCGCCTGAAGTCCCTGCGCCTGGACTGCGACCGCGACGCCGTGGTGGCCCTGGTGGAGCAGGTGGGCGGCGCGGCCTGCCACACGGGCTACCGCTCCTGCTTCTACCGCGAGATAGGCAGGGACGGAGCGGACGCCGAATGCTCGCCCAAGGTCTTCGACCCCGAGAAGGTCTACGGTCCGGGCGCGTGA
- the dxr gene encoding 1-deoxy-D-xylulose-5-phosphate reductoisomerase, translating into MIDYISPLPKPSDLPPFPRSLCVLGATGSIGESALAVAREHPAQFRVTALAGARNVELLARQAAEFRPRFLAVLEEEGARALKRLLPPGYAPEILWGPGAYVTLAALPEVQVVLAAIVGAAGLAPTLAAAQSGKIIALANKESLVLAGHLIRRACRETGAVVLPVDSEHNALFQSLVGHPGDDVDHLILTASGGPFRDWASEELARATAAQALKHPNWSMGAKISIDSATLMNKGLEVIEACRLYGLPQERVKVLVHPQSIVHSLAAYRDGSFLAQMGQPDMRIAIAYCLCYPVRLPLSIPPLDLAALGALTFREPRHDDFPCLGLARRAVDEGPAHCTALNAANEVAVERFLQGRIGFLDIPRAAAWALDRLAPLDDPDFMTILEIDRATRQAVADFLTDTT; encoded by the coding sequence ATGATCGACTACATCTCGCCCCTGCCCAAGCCCTCCGACCTGCCGCCCTTCCCGCGCAGCCTCTGCGTGCTGGGCGCGACCGGCTCCATCGGCGAATCGGCCCTGGCCGTGGCGCGCGAGCACCCCGCCCAGTTCCGGGTGACGGCCCTGGCCGGGGCGCGCAACGTGGAGCTGCTGGCCCGCCAGGCCGCCGAGTTCCGCCCGCGCTTCCTGGCCGTGCTGGAGGAGGAGGGCGCGCGGGCGCTCAAGAGGCTCCTGCCCCCGGGCTACGCCCCGGAGATTCTCTGGGGGCCTGGGGCCTACGTCACCCTGGCGGCCCTGCCCGAGGTGCAGGTGGTGCTGGCGGCCATCGTGGGGGCGGCCGGGCTCGCGCCCACCCTGGCGGCGGCTCAGTCGGGCAAGATCATCGCCCTGGCCAACAAGGAATCCCTCGTGCTGGCCGGGCACCTCATCCGCCGGGCCTGCCGCGAGACCGGGGCCGTGGTCCTGCCCGTGGACTCCGAGCACAACGCGCTCTTCCAGTCCCTGGTCGGCCACCCCGGCGACGACGTGGACCACCTGATCCTCACCGCCTCGGGCGGCCCCTTCCGCGACTGGGCCTCCGAAGAGCTGGCCCGGGCCACCGCCGCCCAGGCCCTCAAGCACCCCAACTGGTCCATGGGAGCCAAGATCAGCATCGACTCGGCCACGCTCATGAACAAGGGGCTGGAGGTCATCGAGGCCTGCCGCCTCTACGGCCTGCCCCAGGAGCGCGTGAAGGTGCTGGTGCATCCGCAGTCCATCGTGCACTCCCTGGCGGCCTACCGCGACGGCTCCTTCCTGGCCCAGATGGGCCAGCCCGACATGCGCATCGCCATCGCCTACTGCCTGTGCTACCCGGTGCGCCTGCCCCTGAGCATCCCCCCGCTGGACCTGGCGGCCCTGGGCGCCCTGACCTTCCGCGAGCCCCGCCACGACGACTTCCCCTGCCTGGGCCTGGCCCGGCGCGCCGTGGACGAAGGCCCCGCGCACTGCACCGCTCTCAACGCCGCCAACGAGGTGGCCGTGGAGCGCTTTCTCCAGGGACGCATCGGCTTCCTGGACATCCCCCGGGCCGCGGCCTGGGCGCTGGACCGGCTCGCCCCCCTGGACGATCCGGATTTCATGACCATACTGGAGATCGACCGGGCCACCCGCCAGGCCGTGGCCGACTTCCTCACGGACACCACATGA
- a CDS encoding ABC transporter substrate-binding protein, with product MEKGENSLPRRSARTGEEDAVRAVLSMILAAALWAAPALAAKPVVVGVLYNLTGSQASLDVPGLEGARLAAEAVNSKGGVKGRPLVLEVRDCGTDVERCREAARELAALGVAAVVGLNDSDFALAAGEAVTLAKVPFVTAGATLPTLPRTLGPYFFMACFGDDAQAKALAKFAVRRKGITSMMLTANRDFAFTTVLAGSFVKSFKLLGGDIPAQARYGAAPGGVLGSPVPACLADGACQGAFVAGMPEDAPRTVKALREAGFKGPVFSGDGFDTPLLEQVGEMAKPGVFFSTHVSYDSPRAEVRRFVEAWTRAHGSRPVSGFAALGHDAVALVADALARAGSDEPAQLRRALAQTRAFVGVTGRIGFEEPQEPPLKVVAIERYDGVARVFEAEVQP from the coding sequence ATGGAGAAGGGCGAGAACAGTCTGCCCCGGCGGTCGGCACGCACGGGCGAGGAGGACGCGGTGCGCGCGGTGCTCTCGATGATCCTTGCGGCGGCCCTTTGGGCGGCTCCGGCCCTGGCGGCGAAGCCGGTGGTGGTGGGCGTGCTCTACAACCTCACGGGCAGTCAGGCCTCACTGGACGTGCCGGGCCTGGAAGGCGCGCGCCTGGCGGCCGAGGCCGTGAACAGCAAGGGCGGCGTGAAGGGACGCCCCCTCGTGCTGGAAGTGCGCGACTGCGGCACCGACGTGGAGCGCTGCCGCGAGGCCGCCAGGGAGCTGGCGGCCCTGGGCGTTGCGGCCGTGGTGGGCCTCAACGACTCCGATTTCGCCCTGGCCGCTGGGGAGGCCGTCACGCTCGCCAAGGTCCCCTTCGTGACGGCCGGGGCCACGCTGCCCACCCTGCCCCGGACGCTGGGTCCCTATTTCTTCATGGCCTGCTTCGGCGACGACGCCCAGGCCAAGGCCCTGGCCAAGTTCGCGGTGCGGCGCAAGGGCATCACGAGCATGATGCTCACGGCCAACCGGGATTTCGCCTTCACTACGGTGCTGGCGGGGTCGTTCGTGAAGTCGTTCAAGCTCCTGGGCGGCGACATTCCGGCCCAGGCGCGCTACGGGGCCGCCCCGGGGGGCGTTCTGGGCAGCCCCGTGCCCGCGTGCCTCGCGGACGGCGCGTGCCAGGGCGCATTCGTGGCGGGCATGCCCGAGGACGCCCCGCGCACGGTGAAGGCCCTGCGTGAGGCCGGGTTCAAGGGGCCGGTGTTCTCGGGCGACGGCTTCGACACGCCGCTGCTGGAGCAGGTGGGCGAGATGGCCAAGCCGGGGGTTTTCTTTTCCACCCACGTGTCCTACGACAGCCCCCGCGCGGAGGTGCGCCGCTTCGTGGAGGCGTGGACCCGCGCCCACGGCTCGCGTCCCGTGAGCGGCTTCGCGGCCCTGGGGCACGACGCCGTGGCCCTGGTGGCCGACGCCCTGGCCAGGGCCGGGTCGGACGAGCCGGCGCAGTTGCGCCGCGCCCTGGCCCAGACGAGGGCCTTCGTGGGGGTGACGGGGCGCATCGGCTTCGAGGAGCCCCAGGAACCGCCGCTCAAGGTGGTGGCCATCGAACGCTACGACGGCGTCGCAAGGGTATTCGAGGCCGAGGTGCAGCCCTAG